agggaggctgggaaggaggggccagTCCTTACGGGGCCACATTAGGTCTATGGATTTAAACCTAAGGGCGGTGGGCAGAGGAGCGATGCCATCAGAATCATGTTTTACGAGGCCTGCGTGGGAGTCCGGGAGTTGGTGACAAGAGCTTGTGTCCGGAGAAAAGGGTGGAGGTGAGTTCAATTGCCTAAGAAAGATGATGGCAATGTGGCCGAGAtgatggagagaaggggaggagtcTGGGGAGAATTTACAAGAAGAATTGAGCCAATATCTCTCAGGCTCTGGCCTTAGTATAGGCAGGCCAACTTCAGACAAGGCAAACAGCAAATATTTGGACCATGCCTGTCTGTCCCCATGTGGCCTATTTTGCTTTGAGTTACCTGAGACCTGATGACATCACTGGGGTCCTTCCCCTACCTCTGAGCCTGACCACACCTGATGGGAGTTTAAGGATTTCCTGAGAAAGCTTTCATAATGTCTGTAACCTCTGCTCATGTTTATAGCAATTATGTTAGGAAATCCCTGTTTGTATTTCATCTGAATgccctaaaatttcttttttctttcttttttttgtctttttttgccttttctatggccactcccgcgacatatggaggttcccaggctaggggtctaatcggagctgtagccaccagcctacaccacagccacagcaatgcaggatccaagctgggtctgcgacctacaccacagctcacggcaacgccggatccttaacccactgagcaaggccagggattgaactgcaactCATGGtccctattcagatttgtttccattgcaccacgatgggagctccaaaagTTTCTTGATTCTTGATGGAGATGAAGATGCTAAAATAAGAAGTCTGGGCTGCCAAACGCGAATGATGTTATGACAGTTCTGAATCACGTCTGTCTATCCCCCAGTCTGTCTTATTTGTTAGCAACCAAGAAAAATGCCCGACTAGCCCTAGAAGAAGGATGTGGTTAGATGTTCGTAGCTGTTTAGCTTACTGCCGAGTTCACTGCCCTTGTGCACTCAGCCCCATCGCCTCAGCGCGTGATGGACAGGCAGGATTGAactagaatctgcattttaacacacTCCTCAGGCAATTCCTAGGCACCTacattttgagaagcactgcctcGGGTCACTCTATGGCCATTTAAAAGTGGGTGGGCAGTGGCCAATGCAAGATATTTGACAAGCGGGAAGCCTCAGCAAGCGGTAAGGGAGGTTCAACTGGTCCAGCAGGAAATGGATTTTCTCTGAAGTTCCAGGTGGCTCCCAAATCAAGTAGAATGCAGAGACAATGTGTTGTTTCCTGGTTGTGTGGCTGCTGAGAGGCGCTgccaggtgagggtggggggaggggacacgCCCTGGTGCTGACATGCTATCAGATGCAGGGCAACTTCCTGGGGCAGCACCAGGGGCCAAGGAGGGTCAGCCTTCCTTCCCCCCACAGAGTGGACACCTTCCTTGTCCTTTCGGCTTGGTCCTTAAAGGCCCTTGTTCTCTGTGGGTGGTTAGGAtgattcttgcttccttttttttttcctgtctttttaatggctgcacccaaggcacatggaggttcccaggctaggggtcaaatcagagctgcaactgggggcctacaccacagccacagcaatgcaggatctgagccgtgcctgcaacctgccccacagctctcggcaaagccgggtccttaacccactgagtgaggccagggattgaacccacatcctcatggatgctatgagttcgatcctgctgagccacgatgagaactttctcttgcttccttttcaACCATGTGATGAGCAGGGGCAAGGCTGTTTTAGCACCTGGATTAAAAACACTTCCACAATGGCCTCTGGTGGGACAGAAGGTCCAGTTTCAAGGCTTCTGGAAGCCTTGCCCACACTGTGTCAGCCTCTCCAGGCCGGTGACCCTGCCTCCCCAATGGAGGGGTGTGTGACCCAGACCCCAGCAAAACCAAGGCGATTGTTTTATTATTGCTTTCTtgaggagtgttttttttttttttttgtgggggtccGGGGGGCGGGcttgcacctgcagtatatggaagttcccaggctaaggggtcgaatcagagctacagctgccagcctacaccacaggcacagcaactcgggatccgagctgtgtctgtgacctacaccacggctcacagcaatgccggatccttaacccattgagcgaggccagggactggacctgcgtcctcatggatcctagtcggatccaCTATCATGGAACAATGATGAGAACGCCTCTTGAGCAGTGTTTTAAGGCACAAAACCAGAACAGAATCCAGTCGTTTCCCTCTGCCTTCGCGGCTGCCGTCCTCCCCATCATCAGACAAATGGATGAAGCAAGGCTGTGGCGCCATTTCAAGCACATGGTTTGTAAATCCCGTAAAATCAAACACTACTCTTGGCTCTTATTTACTGTAACACGTCTGCCTCACCGAGCCCCAGGATAGCTGATTAGGGCTCCTTCGCCTctgttttccctccctctcttcggGGCTCTTTTGTCTCCGAGCCGGCGGGGTCCTTGCCCTGCCTTCCGGCTCCTTTCTCTGCTcccgccctcctccccgcccAGTGGGTCGCTGTGGTCCCTCCTCCCTGCGCCTGGTTGGCCCCCTGACGGCTCAATCCTGTCTTCATCACCTGTCCCACTTAACCTCCagtccctctgcctccttctggGCCTCTCCTGCTGCTCTCGCTCTTGTGAAATGTCTcggctcccctctcccttccgcattttcttttccaaaggcTGCTCCTCACTCCCTcactctccctgcttctctcaggctattttctattttctctcttctcccaagACCTGCCCACAGAATCCTGGAACTCGGAGTCAAAGGGACAGAGCCGATGTTACATGGAGGGTGAGCATCACCGTAGGTAATGGCTGCCTGGCCCTCCTCAGAGGGGGAAGAACTGGGAGGGGACACAGCAGCAGCCCCCATCCACCCCCATACTCCCTCCCCAACACTTCCCTTTCTTTGATgtctcagcacacacacacacacacacacacacacacacacacacacacacccgagGTGCCTTCCTGCAAGCAGGTTCGTTCAGGCTCCTCTAAAACACTGAACTTCCTCCTCCAGGgtccctgctccccagccaggCTGGTCTCTGCTTCACCCCTCAGGGTGAGCCCTTGGAGACACAGTCCGAGGTGACAGGAGAGGCAGTGGCTGTGGGGTTCCTTCCCAGGTGCAGCTCACGGGGTGGAAGAAGTGCTGGCCGTGGTCCAATAGTTGGAGGGAGCAGGAAGCTCTCTCAAAGCAGCTGCCACCCAGGGTCATGGTCGATCAAGCAATCGATCAACCAACAAATCAATCGAGAAGCAATGCTCTTGTGGGGCGGGCTTCTCTCTGTGCCACTGGGCAGAGCATCTTCAAAACACAGAAAACCAAGAGGGGAAACAAACAGGGCCCAGAAGAGACACTCTGGTAACTATAACACAGTGGCTTTAATCCACCATCCTTGGCCAAGGCTTCTCCAAGCGCTTTACAGAGTCTAGGAAGCTGCTGTCTTGGCTGCTGGGAAAACAGCTTCCACTCAAGTAAGCCCCCTGGGGGAAACCCCTCCATTTCCCAGCACCTGGATCCTCCGCTGCCTCCAGTCCTCCAGGATTAGCTGAGGAACATTCACTTGTGGGAGATGCAGGTCTTAGCTGAGCACTGGCTGGGGGGGCCAGGCTTGCACCCCTTCCCGCTCACCGCTTAGATGGGCAGAGGTGCGCTTTCACTTTTAGGTCAGCAGTGCCCACCCCGGGGTGGAgtggtcgggggtgggggtgggcaggagagaccatccctgcccaccctcaggggGAGCAGGACTCGCAGGTAAAGCTAGAACTTGTCCCATGAAGTCCAAGTCCACCCTGTTGTTCTGCATCCAATGCCAGGTGTGGACCCTGCTCAGCTCCTCTCTGAAAATTCCCAGGGCGAGGGGCAAGCGGTGCCATTTCAGGACAGGAAGAACGTCAGTTTCGtttccctgctccctgcctcGCGGCGCCCCCGCGCCTCTGCACACCCGCTGAGGAAGTAGAAACATAAGTCTGAATATAATTCATCCAAGTTCCTTTCGTGTCAACTAAGTAACCTACTAAATTGCCAATAAATTACTATTATGAACGTAGACGTAGGCATATATACAGgtgcgtatacacacacacacacatgtggatGGATGCGTAGTTCCAGTTTTTCTTCCTTGCCCCGTCTCTTGCAGGCAGCTTCATTCAAAAGCCTCCAACCCTCCAAAGGGCTTCACCGGGTCATAGGCGCCACGTAGTTGGCAGGGAAGAGGCCCAGCTTGTTGTGCAGGCGGCCGGTCCACCAGGACGGGTTGGAGCTGTCCAGGACCTCAACCACCTCTCCGCACTGGAATCCCAGCTCGTCATCCTCGAGGGCCTCAAAGTCGTACAGTGCCCGGGCCCACCGCACTCGCTGTCAGGGGTGGAAAACAGAGGGGTCCAGCTGAGCCAGGCTGGCCGGGCTGGCATCGGAACCGCGGGCACAGGGGAGGGGGTGTGCTGGCCCTGGCTCCGAGTCGCAGCCCTCCTTGAGCAGGCTGCCCCGGAGGCTGACAGCCACTCTCCAGAGACATTTCAAACCCCGCTGCGACTGCACGCAGACTgagaggcagagcccagagaaCAGCCACGCTGGTCGCCAAGGCCCCAAGAGGATCCTGGAGCGCTACCCTCCCTGCATCAATAGgcggctttttgttttcttcaggtgaCAAACAGAATGCAGCGTGCCCACGCTAACAGCCCTCGGTTGCCAGTTCCCCTGAGCCAAGATGGATCTCCTTCTGCTAGAATCACAGCCAGGAGACATGAGGACGGGCCAAGGCCCCACAGCCAACAGAGAACAGCAGGCAGGATGGCGCCCGCTGGGACCGGCTCCACCTGGAACTCtcgcctcccccccaccccctgcagccccaCCTACGGGGTTCGTGCCACCTCTGCGTGGGCTCCGTGCGGTTTGACATCTCTCCTGGAGGCCCAACCGTTTCTCTACCGACCGCACTGCCTCCTCCATTGATGCCAGAGAGGGAAATCCACGTACCCCGGCCACTTGGAGCTGCACTGGGTCTGTGTGTCTCCGGTGCATGAGGGCGGCGTTCATTTCGCTGCCCATGCCCAGGCCACAGTGCCCGTCATTTATGTCCAGGCTGCCTCCACGGCGATCCTAGAAACAAATGCAACAGAAGACCCATCACCACACCGCCAGAAGCATTCCTCACGGGCTCCCCCAGCACCTTGTGCCAAGGTCATTGGCCCAGCCAGTGCTCCAGGAAGACTTACTGATGATGACAATAGACCCGAGataatggggaggggggagggtgacAAACAGACCCAGATTGGGAAGATGATGCCAGatctcattcattcaatcaagGAACATCTATCAGGCACCTACCACGTGTCTAGCACTGTCCTAAGCACGAGGATATGTCACTAGAAAGGGAAGACCCCCGTCTTCAAGGAACATCGGTTTAGAGGGGGAGCcatacacatgtaagtgatgggTGAGCACAGAGAAGTGTCTGAGGCGGCTGGGTAATCAGGGAAGGCCTCCTAGAGCAGGTGATATTTGAATTCCAGTTTAAAGAGGAATAGAATCGACTAGGAAAGGGTGTTTCTGACAGCACATAAAAAGTCTCAAAAGCATAAGAGAAAACACAGTGGACCATTCCAGTAACTGGTAAGAGCACTGCTGGAGGGGGCGTTTGCGTGGGGAGTCAGGGGAGGTGGCGGGGTGAGGCTGGCGAGACAGATATGGACAACTCACAAAGGTCTTTGTACGCCCTGCTAAGGAATTTAGGGACGATGTTATCTGGCTGTATTGTCCGTCTCCGTAAGCCGCCTAAAATCCCATCTGGAACAAGGCgggggataaataaataaataagcaaggtTCCATTTCTGGTGTTAATCCGTTTTTCTTGTAGATCTCAACAGCCAGATGGGTTAAGAGGCATGAAAAGATTTGGACTTGTGCTGATGGGAAAATGAAGCAATTGTTCACGGAGTCCTCAGGgtaaggacacacacacactgtgtgtgtgtgtgtgtgtgtgtgtgtgtgtctgttcaaACAGGGAGCCATTTAATTCAGAGATGTCTTCGCTGAGAGCAGTTGCCATATTTCTGCCGCCTGGGGGCCCAGGGTCTCTTTATGAACTCAGTGAGACACCATGGGGCTGGGCTGAGGCTGGGCTGTTCCTCCCCTGGCTCACAGTCCCCTGGGGTCACAACACACCCCCAGCATTCATTTGCTTTGGTTGTTTCCAGCACTGGGGGGAGTTTCCTGACACTAAGTGGCAGTGGGAACGAGGTGGCCTGAGCCTGTGGGGAGAGCAGGTCCTTCCCCCATCTCACAGTGCCCCGCTGCATTCTTTCCAGATACCTGATGAAAATGatgctgctgcaggtgctgctgcaGGTACCGCTGCTGGGGTGGCAGTGGTGCTGGGGGATACTgcgagggcgggggtggggggtgatccGACAGCTTCCGGTTCATCGCAGGCCGGATTTCTTCTCCCACAGCCCCACTCAGGGCTAGGCCTCCCTGGGACCTCCGGTCCAGGCTGTTGCCCCGTTGAccctgggagagaagagagatgatGCCGACCCATCCTCCTCCGGCATCTCCTGCTCCTactccccaccccccgaccccgccCCACTCTGGCAGCTGTTCCCAGACTTAGCTCATAACAGCTCTAAGAAACAGCTGATGGcgtggggggatgggggtggaggggtggcagCGTAGGGAGAATGGATGGTTCAGAGAGTCACAACTTCCAGTGGCCTCTGCATTCCCAGATTCTCCCAATTCGGGGAGTTTGGGTCTCTGGTTCACAGACTTTCCATGTGGTACCTGTTGGCCATTCCTAgtgggtttgtttttctctgtgtaaTCAGGctgaaatattccattttactGACACAATGCCACCCCTTCTTATCGCGTGTTGCCACACCACGGGACATCCTACCCTCCAGATAAGCTCTGCTATTGACTTTGCATGATTCTGAACTGTCATTTATAGCCTGGTGATAGAGACCCAAACAGCAACGCTCTTGCAAGCACCATGGAAACCAGGCCTGCTGCTGGGCAGGTTGGGAAGAAGCAAGACCTTTCTCCTGAATGCTCTCCCCCACCTAGTGACTCAGAGATACTTTCTcgttatttttatttaaccagCAATCACACTGGGCTTAGTACGTGccgggcactgttctaagcactttgcaAAATGAATTCATTAGATCCAGTTTAACGCAGGTTTTTGTTTCCTCTCTTATCTCTGCGTGCACATCCTAGTCAGTGAATACCTCTGTCCATTTCCCGGTGAAAGGAATTCACGAGGTCTCGGttaacctttgtttttctttctgaacttTTGTGTACATTTGGGAACACCCTTTTCTCCTTTGACCATAACTTCTCAGGCTTAAAATCAACTTACGACTTGAAAGGGATGGTTTTCTTTACTTCCCCAAAGCACATATAGCTTTGAAACTCTCAATGCCTTTCCAAATAACCTGCTGCTGGGGTTTCAACTCTTCTAGTCAATGCTTTTCCCTATAATACCCATCTCTCGTTaccatgttttttcctttggaacatattttatagatggtgtgtgtgtgtgcttatggGAGGCAAGTTAACATTTCCCTACTGCTGACTATGGACCAGACTATGGCAAGTGCTGTATATtcgctcatttaatcctcacaatagcccAGGGAAGGCAGCAACATATTCTCTCCAGtctatggatgagaaaactgatgctcAGGAGGTTTTCTTCACTAAGCTGGGTAATGAGGACGGTTAGCAAGGAAATCAGGTTCTAAAGTCAGGTCTGTCTGATGCATTTTCTATTAAAACGACACTTTATAGTCCAAACTGTTTTGAGAGCGAGAATTCCACCGCCAGTTTTCCCCTCCAATGCCCCCTGCCTCTACCTCCTGCCCCCAAATCCTGTCACGAAGCTCTACCTGCGGCTTTAGTCCTGGACTCAAGGTTCTGAGAGCCCCCCTGTGTAGCTCACCGCACCCCCCAGCTCCTTCACCCTTGGGCAACTCCTGAGCTAGGCTGAAAACTGATTTAGTAACATCCGTGAACAATGACATAACAGCATTCACAGTAAGAGCCAGAGTGTGCTGAGCGCTTGAGGCGTGATTAGGCGCGAAGTCAGGGGTGGAAGGACATAATCTTCTCTAACCCTCACCACGAACCTGTGAGGCAGACGTCACTATCATTCCgattttacggatgaggaaactcaggattaGAGAGCCttccaaagtcacagagccaggaagtgttaagttggatttaaatggAGATCTCTCTGCCTTTCTATGCGGGGACCAACCCATCAAATGCATGTTCTTGGTGGTTCATGGTCGAGCTGCCTGGAATCTCTGGATTGGGGCTGGTGGGGGCCCGAAGCCTACCTGATCCTCCCGGGTCCTGTCCCTCAGAAAGATCTGCTTCTGTTTGGAGATGGACGTCGTCCTGTAGTAGTCCACCAGCTTATTGAGGGATGGAAACTTCTCCGTCCACAGGAAGTAATTACCCTTGTTGTCTCTCATGACTTTGAAGTGCTGGACGTCATCCTCATGCCTAGAGGTCAAGGCGAATCCACATTGTCTATTACACAGCGGTGACGCCCCCACCTCCAGGACTGACTGCATCCTGGGTTGCTGGAGTTCTGTTTGGGCAGGAGGTGGCGATACTAGTGGCTGGACCAGGCCTGGGAAGGTGGCTGGCCCAGTCTAACCCTAGGGAGTGGTTTGTGGGAGGGACTGCTCAGGACTCAGGCTGAGctagaggggatttttttttctttttgtctttttagcgctgtacccttggcatatgggaattcccaggctaggggtcaaatcagagttgcagctgcctgcctatgccacagccacagcaacgctagatctgagccgcatctgacctacactgcagttcacggaatgctggatccttaatccattgagcagggccacggatcgaacctgagtcctcatggatcttagttgggttcattgcccttgaggtacaacaggaactctgaagggatttttttttttttaacatgagcagaaggtaatctttttttctgacacTGGAGCTGAacttttacaagaaaaaaatgttccaagTGTTTTAAAGACTATGAGGTCaggaactttcttcttttttacaatatttattcgAAACATGGCAACCCCTGAGACCTTACTAGGCTAAGGACTCTGCCAAGACCCAGAGGGGAGGAGGTTTTCAAGCCCTCGATATTTTCTGTTAACAGACTGAGTGTGAACCAGCTCCTTGAGGCTCATAAACTACACTGAGAAATCCGTCAGCTTTTGTTCTCTACATAATGGGAACCTCTTGGTCTTGTTTTGCATAAATAAGTGTTTTgtgcttttgagaaaaaaatgtgctgaggctcagaggggtggAGGGCCTTGGTCAAGGTCACGGTGAGTGAGTGGCGGAGCTCAAGCAAGAACCCCGTTTCTCTGATTCCAGTCTAGTGAGCTGGGCCTGTCACACCTTGCACACATCCTAACTTCCCTtgtttttcactattattattttttcacactAACTTCTTTTGGATTGGCATCTTTGACAGCAGCTGGCACAAGTGATGGGCCCTTGTGTACCAGGAAGGGAGAAATTGGATTTTCTTCACTGCAAAGGGGGGAACTGGGTCTTTTCTAATAGCTCCAGCCTTTCTCCATCACCAAGTCATTCCTGTTTGGATGTCGAATTCTTTTTAGTAAATggacatatatttattatttttttatttttattttttttttgcctttttagggccaaatctgtggcatatggaggttcccaggctaggggttgaattggagctacaactaccggcctacaccacatccacagccacgtcagatctgagccatgtctgcaacctacactgcagctcacggcaatgccagatccttaacctactgcgcgaggccagtgatcgaacccgaaaccttttggttcctagtcggatttgttttcactgtgccacaatgggaagtcctggaCATACATTTATATCTAAGAATAACTTGGTATTAATGATACTGGTTGCCTGATCCAGTAGAAAGATCAAAACAGCAAAGAGTATTGGGGAGTAAAGatacttctttctctccccccttttttttaatggccacacctgctgcatatggaagttcccaggccagggactgaatctgagccgaaactgtgacctacacagcagctgcagcaatgttggatccttcaacccactgtgccagggctggggattaaacctgtgcctctgcagcgacggttgctgtcagattcttaagccactgtggcACTGCAGGAACTTCAAGATACCTCTTTCTTTGGGATGGATTTAGTGGTCTGTGTCCAGAGGGGATCGGAGTTCTGACCTTCATTCTCATCTTATGCACAGGACTCTGATCACAGCCAGGTAAACTTGTGCTGTGACCTCTGCTTAACTACCTTGGGGGTCAAAGCTGACACTGCAATCACggctccctcttccccttttGGTCGTGGTCACTCCCACAtgcttccctccctccagcaCTGCACGGCTCAACTCCCAGTCAGCACACCTCA
Above is a genomic segment from Phacochoerus africanus isolate WHEZ1 chromosome 7, ROS_Pafr_v1, whole genome shotgun sequence containing:
- the GRAP2 gene encoding GRB2-related adapter protein 2 isoform X1 → MEAIAKFDFIASGEDELSFQAGDVLKILSNQEEWFKAELGSQEGYVPKNFIDIEFPEWFHEGLSRHQAESLLMGKDVGCFIIRASQSSPGDFSISVRHEDDVQHFKVMRDNKGNYFLWTEKFPSLNKLVDYYRTTSISKQKQIFLRDRTREDQGQRGNSLDRRSQGGLALSGAVGEEIRPAMNRKLSDHPPPPPSQYPPAPLPPQQRYLQQHLQQHHFHQDRRGGSLDINDGHCGLGMGSEMNAALMHRRHTDPVQLQVAGRVRWARALYDFEALEDDELGFQCGEVVEVLDSSNPSWWTGRLHNKLGLFPANYVAPMTR
- the GRAP2 gene encoding GRB2-related adapter protein 2 isoform X2 produces the protein MVSRRPLSTPGRELADGQRCWLLHHPGQPELPRGLLHICQGQRGNSLDRRSQGGLALSGAVGEEIRPAMNRKLSDHPPPPPSQYPPAPLPPQQRYLQQHLQQHHFHQDRRGGSLDINDGHCGLGMGSEMNAALMHRRHTDPVQLQVAGRVRWARALYDFEALEDDELGFQCGEVVEVLDSSNPSWWTGRLHNKLGLFPANYVAPMTR